In Cytobacillus oceanisediminis, the following proteins share a genomic window:
- a CDS encoding acyl-CoA dehydrogenase family protein yields the protein MDFNFSEDIHFLRENVRKFVKEEAEPLAMEIEEKDMIPEKLVEMSKEMGLFGLSIPEEYGGLGLDMVGKCAIYEELGKTHNGYTTLIGAHTGIGSVGIVELGTEEQKQKYLPKMATGEWIGAFALTEPSAGSNAAALKTTAVRKGDKYIVNGSKHYITNAVDGHVFTVMAVTDRAKGAKGITSFIVEKDFPGFVLGSVEQKMGLRGSHSAELFFENMEVPAENVLGTEGQGYINALKILANGRAGLAARNLGSCEKLLEHCLQYTQEREQFGKPIIEVQAVQHMLAEISMQIEVLRSMTYRVAWMTDQKMRVVKEAAIAKLFASEVYNKVADLAVQIHGGIGYMRDYPIERYYRDARITKIYEGTSEIQRNIIANELKRESSYVGV from the coding sequence ATGGACTTTAATTTTTCTGAAGATATACATTTTTTAAGGGAAAATGTGCGTAAATTTGTAAAAGAAGAAGCAGAACCATTGGCGATGGAAATTGAAGAAAAAGATATGATACCGGAAAAGCTGGTGGAGATGTCCAAGGAAATGGGCTTATTCGGATTAAGCATTCCGGAGGAATATGGCGGGCTCGGGCTTGACATGGTCGGAAAGTGCGCTATTTACGAAGAGCTTGGCAAAACACATAATGGCTATACCACTTTAATAGGGGCACATACGGGAATCGGCTCTGTCGGAATAGTAGAACTGGGAACGGAAGAGCAAAAGCAAAAATATTTGCCGAAAATGGCAACGGGGGAATGGATAGGCGCTTTTGCTTTAACTGAACCGAGCGCTGGCTCGAACGCTGCGGCGCTAAAGACGACTGCCGTCAGAAAAGGTGACAAATATATAGTAAACGGATCCAAGCATTATATTACAAATGCAGTTGACGGGCATGTCTTTACTGTAATGGCTGTAACGGATCGGGCAAAAGGAGCGAAAGGAATTACTTCCTTTATTGTTGAAAAAGACTTCCCCGGCTTTGTACTGGGGAGTGTTGAACAAAAAATGGGGTTAAGAGGCTCCCATTCGGCAGAGCTTTTCTTTGAAAATATGGAGGTTCCCGCCGAGAACGTTCTTGGTACAGAAGGACAGGGATATATCAACGCACTGAAAATCCTGGCCAATGGCCGCGCTGGCCTGGCTGCCAGAAACCTTGGTTCCTGTGAAAAGCTTCTTGAGCATTGCCTGCAATATACCCAGGAACGGGAGCAATTTGGCAAGCCGATCATCGAGGTTCAGGCTGTTCAGCATATGCTGGCGGAAATCAGCATGCAAATCGAAGTGCTTAGATCCATGACTTACCGGGTTGCCTGGATGACCGATCAGAAAATGAGGGTTGTGAAAGAAGCAGCCATTGCGAAGCTATTTGCTTCAGAGGTATATAACAAAGTGGCAGACTTAGCCGTACAAATCCATGGCGGAATCGGATATATGAGAGACTATCCGATTGAACGCTACTACAGGGATGCAAGAATTACAAAAATCTACGAAGGAACCTCTGAGATTCAGCGCAATATCATTGCGAATGAGCTTAAGCGGGAATCTTCCTATGTGGGGGTGTAA
- a CDS encoding CoA transferase subunit A — MKKRLNPADALQFIKSGDTLLVGGFGLSGTPLTLIDELVKSDKENLTVISNNLGEEGKGLGKLLVAGKLKKAKGSYFTTNRDAVKAWSKGELEIELIPQGTLAEAIRCGGAGIGGFYTKTGAGTRLAEGKEEKVIDGESYIFEKAIKGDVAIIKALKADTLGNLIYDKTARNFNPVMATAAKVVIAEVDEVVEAGSFAPEEVVTPHLYVDYVVINQYVKKGGRYVESI; from the coding sequence ATGAAAAAAAGATTAAATCCTGCTGATGCACTGCAGTTCATTAAAAGTGGTGACACATTGCTTGTAGGAGGATTCGGCCTTTCGGGAACACCGCTTACTTTAATAGATGAGCTTGTGAAATCCGATAAAGAGAATCTTACAGTCATCAGCAACAACTTAGGTGAGGAAGGGAAGGGACTTGGAAAACTGCTGGTGGCAGGTAAGCTGAAAAAAGCGAAAGGCTCTTATTTTACCACTAATCGAGATGCGGTTAAGGCCTGGTCAAAAGGTGAACTGGAGATTGAATTAATCCCTCAGGGCACATTGGCAGAAGCCATCCGATGCGGCGGGGCAGGCATCGGCGGTTTCTATACGAAGACAGGTGCTGGCACCAGACTTGCTGAAGGGAAAGAAGAGAAAGTGATCGATGGCGAATCCTACATTTTTGAAAAAGCAATCAAAGGGGATGTGGCCATTATTAAAGCACTTAAGGCTGATACACTGGGAAATCTAATTTATGACAAAACAGCGAGGAATTTCAACCCGGTTATGGCAACTGCAGCGAAGGTGGTTATAGCTGAAGTGGATGAGGTTGTGGAAGCCGGTTCATTTGCACCTGAAGAAGTGGTAACCCCTCACTTATACGTAGATTATGTCGTAATCAATCAATATGTAAAAAAAGGAGGGAGATACGTTGAGTCTATCTGA
- a CDS encoding 3-oxoacid CoA-transferase subunit B has product MSLSDRIKIAKRVAQELKEGEIVNLGVGIPTIIPDYLDDKKVYLQSENGLLGMGPTPSDDDIDMDLISASKKPVSMDTGASLFDSSDSFLMIRGGHIDTAVLGALQVDETGEVANWAVPGETILGVGGAMDLVAGARRMIIASMHLSKDGSPKIVKKLSFPSSGTRKADMIVTEHAVFKFLEGKMYLIETLSDVSIEALREMTDAEFQVLEKTKIETN; this is encoded by the coding sequence TTGAGTCTATCTGACAGAATTAAAATTGCCAAAAGGGTAGCACAGGAATTGAAGGAAGGAGAAATTGTCAATTTAGGAGTCGGCATTCCTACCATTATTCCGGATTACCTCGATGACAAAAAGGTTTACCTTCAATCAGAAAACGGTCTTCTCGGGATGGGTCCGACTCCGTCTGATGACGACATTGATATGGATTTGATCAGCGCCAGTAAGAAGCCCGTTTCCATGGACACAGGGGCATCACTCTTTGATAGTTCGGATTCTTTCCTGATGATTCGCGGAGGGCATATCGATACCGCTGTACTGGGGGCTTTGCAGGTCGATGAAACAGGAGAAGTCGCCAATTGGGCAGTACCGGGTGAAACCATTCTTGGAGTGGGAGGGGCCATGGATTTAGTTGCGGGAGCAAGGCGGATGATTATTGCTTCCATGCACTTGTCTAAAGACGGAAGTCCGAAAATTGTGAAAAAATTATCATTTCCAAGCAGCGGTACAAGAAAAGCAGATATGATTGTCACCGAACATGCTGTATTTAAGTTTCTTGAAGGAAAAATGTACCTCATAGAAACTCTCTCCGATGTTTCGATCGAAGCGTTGCGTGAGATGACAGATGCTGAATTTCAAGTGCTGGAAAAAACCAAAATTGAAACAAACTAA
- a CDS encoding enoyl-CoA hydratase/isomerase family protein encodes MHQYENLLVQIEQGVMWLTINRPEQRNALNQETLQELADAFSWADANDEVKCIIIQGAGEKSFAAGADIKQLHERKMLEALIPGMQGLYKKIEQSGKVTIAAVKGYALGGGCELALACDIRIAAKEAKFGLPELNLGIIPGAGGTQRLSRVVGKGRALDMILTGKIIDGEEAERIGLVSYLAADDELERKAEEVASQILKKGPVAIKLAKLAVHKGFDIDLETAMLIEKLSQAVAFGTEDKREGTAAFLEKRTAEFTNQ; translated from the coding sequence GTGCATCAATACGAAAATCTGCTTGTTCAAATCGAACAGGGGGTTATGTGGCTGACCATTAACCGCCCTGAACAGCGTAATGCATTAAATCAGGAGACTCTCCAGGAGCTCGCCGATGCCTTTAGCTGGGCAGATGCAAATGATGAGGTGAAATGCATCATCATCCAGGGAGCAGGGGAAAAGTCCTTTGCAGCAGGAGCAGATATAAAGCAGCTTCATGAAAGAAAAATGCTTGAGGCATTGATTCCGGGCATGCAGGGGCTCTACAAAAAAATTGAACAATCGGGCAAAGTAACGATTGCGGCTGTAAAGGGGTATGCACTGGGTGGAGGGTGCGAGCTGGCCCTTGCCTGCGATATTCGAATCGCAGCGAAGGAAGCAAAATTCGGCTTGCCGGAGCTTAATCTGGGTATCATTCCTGGAGCAGGCGGAACACAGCGTCTGTCCAGAGTGGTTGGCAAGGGAAGGGCACTTGACATGATTCTTACCGGCAAAATCATTGATGGAGAAGAAGCCGAAAGAATCGGACTTGTGTCTTACCTTGCAGCCGATGATGAATTGGAAAGGAAAGCAGAGGAGGTTGCCTCTCAGATTCTTAAAAAAGGCCCGGTTGCCATTAAACTGGCAAAGCTTGCAGTCCACAAAGGCTTTGATATTGATCTGGAGACAGCCATGCTGATTGAAAAGCTTTCACAGGCTGTAGCTTTTGGGACAGAGGATAAAAGAGAAGGTACAGCGGCATTCCTGGAAAAAAGAACGGCGGAGTTTACTAACCAATAA
- a CDS encoding PaaI family thioesterase produces the protein MTAEHLQKVRADFEGSPFWNFIGLRLKELKEGYVLLALPIQKDFINVRNSVHGGIYASVMDTAMGMAGRSLGYDEVATLHLNIQYLKSVMDGTVYSEAEIIHQNRSTVLIEGRLKNEDGELIGHCTGTFKLSKGEKV, from the coding sequence ATGACGGCGGAACATCTGCAGAAAGTAAGAGCCGATTTTGAAGGCAGCCCGTTCTGGAACTTTATTGGATTGAGGCTAAAAGAATTAAAAGAAGGCTATGTTCTGCTGGCACTGCCAATACAGAAGGATTTCATAAATGTAAGAAATTCTGTCCATGGCGGCATATATGCATCCGTAATGGATACGGCAATGGGCATGGCAGGCAGGTCGCTGGGATATGATGAGGTTGCGACACTTCATCTAAACATTCAATATCTAAAGTCTGTGATGGACGGAACGGTTTATTCCGAGGCAGAGATTATACATCAAAACCGCAGCACGGTATTAATTGAAGGCAGGCTAAAGAATGAAGACGGTGAACTGATTGGACATTGCACCGGAACCTTTAAGCTTTCGAAAGGTGAAAAGGTATGA
- a CDS encoding TRAP transporter permease, producing MMSKHDVSEVEASKMIAEYDEDGNLNSKLRLLKGAAAKIISIIAVLMSLFHLYTAFFGVFESILQRSAHLAFALALTFAIYKPSKKAVKNESIPWYDWLFMVLSIACYSYYVMNSQVISSRMSYIEPLTALEIAIGIISGLLLIEATRRVIGNTLVIIIFICIVYGVWGHLITGSLSHREFTMMWIIDHLFYTVTGIFSTPLGVSATFIFLFILFGKFLEVSGAGQFFIDLSVAGMGKYRGGPAKTAIVASSILGTISGSAVANTVTTGAFTIPLMKKTGYKSHFAAAVEAVSSTGGQIMPPIMGASAFIIASYLGVPYMDIAIAAIIPAVLYYCCLYFQVDMRARRLGLVGLKKEELPKVSSVLKTGFMFFIPLVVIVVMLASGSSPMKAGLYSIGVTILVAALKGATRLSFSKIFKALDLGARAAIETAIACAASGFIIGIIGLTGIGLKFSSLIIDLSGGILIITLVFTMITSIILGMGLPTVAAYIVQVPLTIPALIELGVSPLAAHMFVFYFAALSAITPPVALAAFAAAGLAGSEPMKTGLTAVKLGLAAFIVPYMFVYGETLLLVGDVPDIILSVATSIIGIIGIAWAAEGWLFRHSYWYERAVLFIGALLMVNPGLLSDIIGFAILAAMFLYQKFIPRNTVANTLSN from the coding sequence ATGATGTCTAAACATGACGTATCGGAAGTGGAAGCTTCAAAAATGATTGCGGAATATGATGAAGATGGAAATCTAAACAGCAAGCTGCGCCTATTAAAGGGCGCGGCTGCCAAAATCATTTCAATTATTGCCGTTTTAATGTCTCTTTTTCACTTGTATACAGCTTTCTTTGGGGTATTTGAATCCATCCTGCAGCGGTCGGCTCACCTTGCATTTGCGCTGGCTTTGACATTTGCCATTTATAAGCCATCCAAGAAAGCGGTAAAAAATGAAAGCATCCCCTGGTATGATTGGCTGTTTATGGTTTTGTCCATTGCTTGTTATTCCTATTATGTGATGAATTCCCAGGTCATTTCTTCGCGGATGAGTTATATTGAGCCGCTGACAGCACTGGAAATTGCAATAGGAATCATATCCGGCTTGCTGCTGATTGAAGCAACACGCCGCGTGATTGGAAATACGCTAGTGATCATTATCTTTATTTGCATCGTTTACGGAGTTTGGGGTCATCTGATTACTGGGTCTCTTTCCCACCGTGAATTTACAATGATGTGGATTATTGATCACCTCTTTTATACAGTAACGGGTATTTTTAGTACTCCTCTTGGGGTATCCGCAACCTTTATCTTCCTATTTATCCTTTTCGGAAAGTTTTTAGAGGTTTCGGGAGCAGGTCAATTTTTTATCGATTTATCAGTGGCTGGTATGGGGAAATATCGTGGAGGTCCTGCCAAAACGGCTATCGTGGCCAGCTCCATTTTGGGAACGATTTCAGGGAGTGCCGTTGCAAACACGGTAACAACAGGTGCCTTTACGATTCCATTAATGAAGAAAACCGGCTATAAGAGTCACTTTGCAGCTGCGGTTGAAGCAGTTTCATCTACTGGAGGCCAGATCATGCCGCCGATCATGGGAGCTTCCGCTTTCATCATTGCTTCCTATTTAGGTGTGCCTTATATGGACATAGCCATAGCTGCCATAATCCCCGCAGTTCTTTATTACTGCTGCCTGTATTTCCAGGTCGATATGAGGGCAAGACGTTTGGGGCTTGTTGGTTTAAAGAAAGAGGAACTTCCAAAGGTTTCGAGTGTTTTGAAAACCGGATTCATGTTCTTTATCCCCTTAGTAGTGATTGTGGTCATGCTTGCATCCGGCTCTTCACCAATGAAGGCTGGACTCTACTCTATCGGGGTGACGATATTGGTTGCAGCTTTAAAAGGGGCAACGAGATTATCTTTTTCTAAAATTTTCAAGGCATTGGATTTAGGAGCCAGAGCTGCAATTGAGACGGCTATTGCCTGTGCTGCATCTGGTTTTATCATCGGAATTATTGGTCTTACCGGGATTGGCCTTAAATTCAGCAGTTTAATCATTGATTTATCAGGCGGCATTTTAATCATTACGCTTGTATTCACGATGATCACGAGCATCATTCTTGGAATGGGACTGCCTACAGTAGCTGCATATATCGTACAGGTTCCGCTCACCATTCCTGCATTAATCGAGCTGGGTGTATCCCCGCTTGCAGCCCATATGTTTGTTTTCTATTTTGCAGCCTTATCTGCCATAACACCGCCAGTAGCACTGGCTGCATTTGCGGCGGCAGGGCTTGCCGGTTCCGAGCCGATGAAAACAGGCTTAACTGCAGTAAAGCTTGGCCTTGCGGCATTTATTGTCCCTTATATGTTTGTATACGGGGAAACCTTGCTGCTTGTTGGAGACGTTCCGGATATTATTCTATCAGTTGCAACCTCCATCATTGGAATTATTGGGATTGCCTGGGCTGCAGAAGGGTGGCTGTTCCGTCATTCTTATTGGTATGAAAGAGCCGTTCTTTTTATCGGGGCTCTTCTGATGGTCAACCCGGGATTATTATCAGACATTATCGGCTTTGCCATCCTGGCGGCAATGTTTTTATATCAAAAGTTTATACCTAGAAATACAGTGGCCAATACATTATCAAACTAA
- a CDS encoding thiolase family protein, with the protein MNQPYIVESVRTAIGRMGGTIKDVPVDHLAEKVIREVLNRSHTDVQVDEVILGQAKQSADTSNLARLAALRAQLPIEVTGYTVHRQCGSGLQAINNADMQIRLGYSDVVVAGGAESMSTAPYYIRNARYGFQAGNAQILDPNTESQPCSQPIEKYGNLTMGLTAENLAEKYTISREEQDEFALRSQELAKAAIESGRFEKEISPVEYKQKRETQLFSVDEHPRSTNIEKLSKLKAVFKENGTVTAGNASGRNDGASVILMMNEAKVNEYGLRPKAKIIAQAVSGVSPEIMGIGPVTSTFKALKQCGLSMDDIGLIELNEAFAAQALSVIRESGMDINKVNVNGGAIALGHPIGATGAILMTKLLHEMERRGEKYGLVTLCIGGGQGITTIIENLQVS; encoded by the coding sequence ATGAATCAGCCATATATTGTCGAATCTGTCCGGACAGCTATTGGCAGAATGGGCGGAACCATAAAAGACGTCCCAGTTGATCATCTTGCAGAGAAGGTCATTCGGGAAGTATTAAATCGCTCTCATACTGATGTACAAGTGGATGAGGTGATTCTTGGCCAGGCCAAGCAAAGTGCGGATACTTCCAATCTTGCGCGTCTTGCTGCCTTAAGAGCTCAGCTTCCAATTGAGGTTACAGGCTATACGGTTCACCGTCAATGCGGTTCCGGGCTGCAGGCCATCAATAATGCGGATATGCAAATCAGGCTTGGCTACTCTGATGTAGTCGTGGCCGGAGGAGCTGAAAGCATGAGCACAGCCCCTTACTATATCCGGAACGCCCGTTATGGCTTCCAGGCCGGAAATGCACAAATTCTGGACCCGAATACCGAAAGCCAGCCTTGTTCCCAGCCAATCGAAAAATACGGGAACCTGACAATGGGTTTAACCGCTGAAAACCTGGCTGAGAAGTATACTATTTCAAGGGAAGAACAGGATGAATTTGCGCTTCGCAGCCAGGAGCTTGCAAAGGCGGCTATTGAATCTGGACGTTTTGAAAAGGAAATCAGCCCGGTTGAATATAAGCAAAAAAGAGAAACACAGCTTTTTAGTGTGGATGAGCACCCGCGCAGTACAAATATCGAGAAGCTCTCGAAGCTTAAGGCGGTTTTTAAGGAAAATGGAACCGTGACAGCAGGCAATGCCAGCGGCCGCAATGACGGTGCTTCCGTCATTTTGATGATGAATGAAGCGAAGGTCAATGAATATGGCTTAAGACCGAAAGCGAAAATCATTGCCCAGGCTGTGAGTGGAGTATCTCCGGAGATTATGGGGATTGGTCCTGTCACCTCTACATTTAAAGCGTTAAAGCAATGTGGTTTATCAATGGATGACATTGGACTGATTGAGCTGAATGAAGCATTTGCAGCTCAGGCACTTTCAGTCATCCGTGAATCCGGAATGGATATCAATAAGGTGAATGTAAACGGCGGCGCCATTGCTTTAGGCCATCCAATAGGGGCTACAGGAGCCATTCTGATGACAAAGCTGCTGCACGAAATGGAACGAAGAGGCGAAAAATATGGTCTGGTCACTCTTTGTATTGGCGGCGGCCAGGGAATTACCACTATAATTGAAAACCTTCAAGTTTCATAA
- a CDS encoding 3-hydroxyacyl-CoA dehydrogenase, producing MNTITVVGSGVMGKGIAYTCAVSGFNVYLNDINQEIVDKAKNDIYSLLEGSLQKGFISEEQYGKAKDRLHFETDLEAAAKNADLVIEAVLEKIELKIDIFKKLERICSPETILATNTSTMSPTEIGAQTSRPDKVVAMHFFNPVHKMKLIEIIRGLETSDDTVRMVKEVGEKLKKETVEVNEFPGFVTSRMNCLIGNEAMNMLMEGVASAEDIDKALKLGLNHPMGPLALADLVGLDTRLRNMEYLYQTLGEKYRPCPLLIKYVKAGRLGKKSGSGFYQYS from the coding sequence ATGAACACCATCACAGTAGTAGGTTCAGGTGTTATGGGAAAAGGGATTGCTTATACCTGTGCCGTTTCGGGTTTTAACGTTTACTTGAATGACATTAATCAGGAAATAGTAGATAAAGCCAAAAACGATATTTATAGCTTATTGGAAGGCAGCCTTCAAAAAGGGTTTATTTCTGAAGAACAATATGGGAAGGCAAAAGACCGGCTTCATTTTGAAACAGATTTAGAGGCAGCTGCCAAAAATGCGGACCTTGTCATTGAAGCAGTCCTGGAAAAGATAGAATTGAAGATTGATATTTTTAAAAAGCTGGAGCGCATCTGTTCTCCGGAAACTATTCTGGCCACAAATACTTCAACAATGAGCCCAACGGAGATTGGGGCACAAACATCCCGGCCCGATAAAGTGGTGGCCATGCACTTCTTTAATCCGGTCCACAAAATGAAGCTGATTGAAATTATCCGTGGACTGGAAACATCTGATGACACTGTCCGCATGGTGAAAGAAGTCGGTGAAAAGCTTAAGAAGGAAACCGTTGAAGTGAATGAATTTCCGGGATTTGTGACTTCCCGGATGAATTGCCTGATCGGCAATGAAGCTATGAACATGCTGATGGAAGGGGTAGCCTCTGCTGAAGATATCGATAAAGCCCTGAAGCTGGGGCTTAATCACCCGATGGGCCCGCTTGCACTGGCAGATTTAGTAGGCTTGGATACCCGGTTGCGCAATATGGAGTATTTATACCAGACACTTGGGGAAAAGTACCGCCCTTGTCCGCTGCTTATAAAATATGTAAAAGCCGGACGGCTGGGGAAAAAGAGCGGCAGCGGCTTCTATCAATATTCTTAA
- a CDS encoding TAXI family TRAP transporter solute-binding subunit yields the protein MKKLLAVLVAFMLVVLAACSSDEAGSSGEASGGGGAEGAPRDMAFGSATVGGFWYTLSGAMGEKMKEVYPESSVTVVEGGSVSNLLGLSQGTFALGFSNGQTVPEALNGINAFKEKVDNVSTVATLYPNVFQIVVRADSDIKSVKDLKGKKVSPGIKGYSGELAFLDILKLNDMSYDDLGGIEYIGTADGADLLRDGHIDAIVGMVSAPVSTFQELDTTLGIRLIPLDDETVKGLHELNEGYLEYDIEGGTYSNVKEDVKTVAGYTVLLVNDDLMDEESVYKLTKMMVEEKDTWTTLSPIMKDFNAEYSVQNNVGKLHPGAEKYYKEVGALK from the coding sequence TTGAAAAAATTATTGGCAGTATTGGTGGCTTTTATGTTAGTCGTATTGGCAGCCTGTTCTTCGGATGAGGCGGGAAGCAGCGGTGAAGCAAGCGGAGGCGGAGGAGCAGAGGGAGCCCCGCGGGATATGGCTTTCGGTTCTGCGACGGTAGGCGGTTTCTGGTACACATTGTCCGGTGCGATGGGAGAGAAAATGAAGGAAGTTTACCCGGAATCCTCCGTTACGGTAGTAGAGGGCGGATCTGTTTCCAACCTTTTAGGCTTAAGCCAGGGCACGTTTGCTCTTGGATTCAGTAATGGACAAACAGTACCTGAGGCACTCAACGGAATCAATGCTTTTAAAGAAAAAGTCGATAATGTCAGCACGGTTGCAACCCTGTATCCAAATGTATTCCAGATCGTTGTTAGAGCAGATTCTGATATAAAGTCCGTGAAAGATTTAAAGGGGAAGAAGGTTAGCCCGGGAATTAAAGGATACAGCGGAGAGCTGGCATTCCTGGATATTCTAAAGCTGAATGACATGAGCTATGACGATCTTGGCGGCATTGAATATATCGGAACGGCTGATGGAGCCGACCTTCTGCGTGACGGACATATCGATGCCATTGTAGGAATGGTTTCTGCACCGGTTTCCACTTTCCAGGAACTGGACACAACCCTCGGAATTCGTCTGATTCCTTTAGACGATGAAACAGTAAAAGGCCTGCATGAGTTAAATGAAGGATACTTGGAATATGACATTGAAGGCGGGACTTATTCTAATGTGAAAGAAGATGTTAAAACGGTTGCCGGCTATACGGTTCTGCTGGTGAATGATGATCTAATGGATGAAGAGTCAGTTTATAAGCTGACAAAAATGATGGTGGAAGAAAAAGATACATGGACGACATTATCCCCGATTATGAAAGACTTTAATGCAGAGTATTCAGTGCAAAACAACGTGGGCAAGCTTCATCCGGGAGCAGAAAAATATTACAAGGAAGTCGGGGCACTTAAATAA
- a CDS encoding NAD(P)-dependent oxidoreductase, whose translation MNRPHIVQILPMYHADGENLLNKHADVKMFTEFNEQEICDYLQIHHVDGIILRAPARITPAILDCCRQVKAISGAGVGLDNIDVGYATKKVIPILHAPKLNSTATAEHAVSLLLAVMKKTAYFNRETRSGNFSSRDGAFTFELEGKQLGLVGFGSIAQKAAKILISGFGMKAMAYVRSISEEKQQAADRLGVELTTSLERVFSESDAVSLHIPLTAETDKMIDNSLLELMKETAVLVNTARGGVINENDLVKVLTQNRILGAGIDVFTEEPPPFDHPLFQLENVTVSPHIGGISLEAARQTSILVAENLLRAINGEKLSVIANQDQLAAAGKGFVS comes from the coding sequence ATGAACAGGCCTCATATTGTTCAGATTCTCCCCATGTATCATGCAGATGGGGAGAATCTGCTGAACAAACATGCTGATGTGAAGATGTTTACGGAATTTAACGAACAGGAGATATGTGATTACCTCCAGATTCATCATGTCGACGGAATCATCCTTCGGGCCCCGGCAAGAATCACTCCAGCCATTTTGGACTGTTGCCGGCAAGTAAAAGCAATATCAGGAGCGGGAGTCGGACTTGATAATATTGATGTCGGATATGCGACGAAAAAGGTAATACCCATTTTGCATGCTCCAAAGCTCAATAGTACCGCCACCGCAGAACATGCAGTGAGCCTGCTTTTAGCCGTGATGAAAAAAACGGCCTATTTTAACAGGGAAACCAGAAGCGGAAACTTCTCGTCAAGAGATGGAGCATTTACCTTTGAACTTGAAGGAAAGCAGCTGGGGCTTGTAGGGTTTGGAAGCATTGCCCAAAAAGCGGCAAAGATTTTAATCAGCGGGTTCGGAATGAAGGCGATGGCTTATGTCAGAAGTATTTCTGAAGAAAAGCAGCAGGCAGCCGATCGTTTAGGGGTGGAGTTAACCACTTCATTAGAAAGGGTTTTTTCTGAAAGTGATGCAGTGAGCTTACATATTCCTTTAACGGCAGAAACAGACAAAATGATTGATAATAGTTTACTAGAGTTAATGAAGGAAACGGCAGTACTGGTTAACACCGCCAGGGGCGGTGTGATCAACGAGAATGATCTAGTGAAGGTTTTGACTCAAAATCGTATTTTAGGAGCAGGGATAGACGTGTTTACCGAAGAGCCGCCTCCATTTGATCATCCACTTTTTCAGCTGGAGAACGTGACAGTGAGCCCCCATATTGGAGGAATCAGCCTTGAAGCTGCCAGGCAAACCTCTATTCTGGTAGCGGAGAATCTATTACGTGCAATCAATGGTGAGAAGCTTTCTGTTATCGCGAATCAGGATCAGCTGGCGGCAGCAGGAAAGGGGTTTGTTTCATGA